From the Mobula birostris isolate sMobBir1 chromosome 22, sMobBir1.hap1, whole genome shotgun sequence genome, the window tGGGCTGTGGcctctgtcacatgcaaacagttaCTTAGAGCCACAAGTGAGGGCTTAGTGTCTGGTTGGGAGCAAAGTTGTGTGAGCTGCCTCAGAATTGACACTACGAGCCCCTTCAGCAGAGGTGCCACCCCTCCCCATGGTGTCCACCCCATATACCCTGTGAAAGCTAATAAAGACATATACTTAAACTGTGTCAAAGTTCTATGGTAAATGTTTATGTGGTCTACAGCCAAAAGTTGGCTAATATTGTGCGGAGTTCCTTCAGTAAGGATACTCCTGGTAAACATTTACTGATATGTAATTGAGTGCATACTGACCTACTTCATGACAGTATGGAAATAGCTGGAACAAGATCGACCAGAAAGCACTTCAATGAGTAATCAGGACTGCACAGAACATCATTGGGACACAACAACCAGACATGGAAGCCATCTTCAACTCCCACTATCTACGGTGGGCTTGTGACATGGTGATGGACTCATCCCACCCCAGTTATCACCTGTTCAATCTCCTACCATCTGGCAGGAGATTCAAAATTATTCCTGCATGGACatccagactgaaaaacagctttcGCAGGGCTGTCGTGCAACTGAACAATACCTCCCCACCTACCCTTGGTCCAGAGACACTATGGGCAATACAGTCTCCAAGTACAGTACATGGGCATGTGCAATATTTGGTTTTAAATGGGCAGCTACCTTTTTATTTcagaacttttttttaatttcagcttTAATTCTTGATTCTATTTTGTATTTAATGTATGTTACAACATGGGAAAGTGCAATACTTGAATGGGGCAACCACTTTCTTTTAACTttagaatttatttttaattcagtTGCAACTTGGATGTCATTCTAAATAACTCACATTATTTTAAATTTAGTCATTGTGTTTTTCGTAATTGAATTGACAGTATGTATTTGGCATTGAATGGAGTAGCACTACAATCTTGTCCTCAAAGGTCAAAGCTCTAACCAAAACTAACTAAGTATTTCAGAAGTGACTTTTGTAATATTTTGTATTATGGATAGATTGCTTCATGACTTGAGCAATCTTGAAGCTGAACTTGATATGCAAAATGAGTTCTTTTAATGGCATCACAGTACTGGGAGCTATAGTGTAGAAATAACAAAATATACGATGTGATGTTTCTTTTTACAGTAAGTAGTTCATGTCCTTTCTGTTTCTTTCCAGGTTTGGAAACATGGCTCCAAATTCTGATGTCCTTCGGTTTAAGTTTACAAGCTATGGAGATTCCATGTTGCAAAAAATGAATTTATTGAGGCAACAAAAACGATTCTGCGATGTTACAATTCGAATCAACAATGTGGCATTTTTGGGGCATAAAATAGTTTTTGCTGCATGCTCTCCCTTTTTGAGGGACCAGTTCTTGCTGAACGATTCAAAGGATGTCAGAATTTCGCTTCTCCAGAGTTCTGAGGTTGGAGAGCAGATACTTTTATCCTGTTACACTGGTATCCTAGAGTTCCCTGTAAAGGAATTGGTAAACTACTTAACTGCTGCAAGCTACCTTCAAATGGGCCACATTGTAGAGAAATGCACACAAGCTCTTTCTAAGTACATTGAGCCAAAATTGTTGTCTGAAGACCAAGGGCACCAGGTTGGGGAAAGCAGCACTTCCACAGCATTTCCTGAGAGCTCAGAACGGTCACAGGAAAGTCCACTCTCCGATTCCGGGAAGAACAAACTGGAAGATCTCACGCAAACTAGAGATGTCTCCGACTGTGAAACAGACTCTGAAGACAGCAACATCCGCATTGTCAAAGTGGAATCTCTCACCAGTGATATTCAGGACAGTGAAAATGGTGACAGTCTGAGCCATCTCTCCAATAACTTCAGCAACAGTGTCGAAAGGGCTGTTGCAAATTCTCCTGATTCGCAGCACTCTCTCGTTAATTCGTCCGTGGATTCACGAAGCAACAAGGTGTTAGATAGCTGTTTACAAAACTTTGTGGCTGATCCCCCCAGACTGTCAGAAATGGTCAATGGCACCAGTTATATGCTGGCAGCCAATGAGTTTGAGCTACAAGGTTTGAGTAGCTTTCCAAACGAGGAAATGGCAGCCGCGGGTGGGTTTTTGTTCAGGCGCAacaggggcacaaaactgtttgCTAACAAAACCATGTACACCAATCATTTTAAGATGCAGGACAAATGGCTTCAGAAGCCCCACCACTGCAGTAAGTGTGGTAAGATTTTtcaacatctggaaaacttcatCAGCCATCTGAAAACTCACAAACTTTTCCTGTGCCTGCGCTGCGgcaagattttcacacagaaaaGTAACCTGACGCGGCACATCCGGGTGCACACAGGAATCAAGCCCTATCAGTGCACAatctgtgggaagacattcacaCAGAAGTGCTCTCTGCAGGACCACCTGAATCTCCACAGCGGTGACAGACCGCACAAGTGCAACTACTGTGATGTGGGCTTTGCACATAAGCCAGCTCTCAGGCGACACCTCAAAGAACAGCATGGCAAGAAATGTGTAGATAATGTCACTGAAGGAAGCATACAAGAAATTACTCTAGAAGTAGATACTATTGAATGACTGTGGTAATTCTTCTAAGGTCAACAAAACCTCTGGGCAAGCAGTAAATTTAACACTTAAGGGAAGCTGGTAAAAGTTTTCCACCaaatgggttagtaaatatgcAGAACACTGCACATGGAAGAAATGTTACGTAGATTTCCATTAGATGAAATAGAGCCCGCTCTAACAGTTGTTCTATTAGGTGTCTGGAATTGGTGTAATTTGAAAGGTGCATTTAGATGAACTGAATGCATTCTAATGGGCCACATAGTTTCTATGAATGAATTGGTGACATAGTCTTGCATTTGTCTGGTTTTCTTTCCTCTAGGGCTATGtaataaggcaaaaaaaaaccttTTTATGTGTAGGTAATGGAAAGCATTTGATTTTCCAGGGTGAATACATCAGTTACGAAACCTTGCCTTATTGACTGTCGAACATAGGAACAGGAGGAAGCCATTCAAACCTCCCAGCCTTTTCCACAATTGACTAATCTCTGCTTAAGCCTCACCACTGGGCTCTGTTCCACATTTCCTAATCAGCCAAAATCTGTTGACTTCCATCTTGAAAATTTCAATTGATGCAGCATTCACTGCCTTTTCAGGGGAAGAAAGTTCTAGATTTTTCACTATATTTTATCCTGATTACTGTCCTAAATGTCTTGTCCTTAAATGTTATCTACTTTGTACTGGAGGAAATAGTTCTGTATCTGCCTTGTTTAATCCCTGGCTAGTCTAGGcatcttgcattttttttttaggtAAACCTTGTCTTTTTCTAATAACTTTTTACAAAATCTTAGTATCCATTTGAAACATTTAACACACTTTCTTCATTTGTCTTCCTTTGTCTCCAGGGTAGTGCCAGTAATATATGCTAGATGGGGAAACTAGTGTTATTTGTTGATACACAAGAGAATGCTTCCATCTTGTAGCAGATGGGCAGTTAAGTTTCCCCAAGAGTACTGATTCTGTACTTTGTattacttaagcccatcacccctactggggcataggctgccaaCAACAGCTCACGAGAGTTCTCTGTTCAGGGGTGTCTTTCAAGTTGCTCTACATGTAGCCCATTTTCTTGTCTTCTAGGCCAAGATCCTTGCTCTCCCGGGGAGAGGTCTTTGGAGTTTctattggcatttctgtagcactggaTTTTTATGGGATGGGTTTGTTAGTGCTCCCCCCCCCGTTGCAGCTAGGCGTAGGACTGTCCATGGCAGATTAGTACTTTGTATACTTGCACCAAATAGTTAAATCTGGAATACTTCTCTGAAATGATCGTGGGTACGTCTCTCTCATTGAAATTGCACAACTGTAGCTAAATCAGAGTTGTTGCTGTGGGAGCTGCTGAACATGATATGCATTATTCTGGTTTTCTGCTTTTAAAGTCAGGTAATTGCAAGCTACAGCACTTGTGTTATGCTGTGAggattctctgtctctctctaaaaAAGAATTGACTGGATGATACTTAGTGAGCAGCTATATTTATTGAATAACACTACAGTTGTGAATTTGGTCTTGGTGCATATATCACTGATATACATACAGAGGGAATCTATAAACCAGTGATGGGAGTGCAAACATCTTTCTTTGCAAAGAGGGAGGATCCACCTCTATAGCTATTTTGTTTTGTTGAATTTACAGCATTTCTGATGTTGCAATCCATTTCATTGTTTTGCTAACATGGTGAAAATGCCTTCTGAAGAAACATTGAACTCTTAAATCGAAGAAGGAGTGTTTCATTTTAATGATCCAGAATGCTTTTTAGCTACTGAAATAGGGAAGTAGTTTTAAAGTCTAGGTCACTGTAACAGAGCAAGAAATGTAGCAGCCACGGCAGCATAAGGGTAAACGTTTTTAAGTGTTGTCTGAGGAGTAAAATTAACCAAAAATCCAGAGGAGAACTGAAACCCCTCCCTCCTTCCatcatctctttttttttctccccccacccAAATACTTCTAGTAGTAGCTTGGGATGTTTTTTGCATTTCCCTGATGAGAGATTAAACAGGATTTTTGTTTAATATCTCATCCAGATTCTCCAACAGCAATTGTACAGTGTGCACATCTCAGGACTGAGATTTAATTCTAAGGGCTTCCAACTCAAGTCAAATGCAGTGTTGGATCCCAACACTTTTAATCAAAGGCTCTTGCAGATGTtgggaaagaggcacaaaacctGTTGTTTCATGattgttttattaagtgttaatAGAACAAAAAATGTTAAACAGACAGTAACAGGAGCAGAGGAGTGAAGATGGGGAgaagcaaaaagaaagaaaggtgcTGTCACTCCATGGTCAGCCCTTTTTATACTCTGTAGATAAgaaacattccattcaaatttacAGAAAAGTCAGCTAATCGATAGTCTGtattcaaataatgcagcacGAGAGAAGCTTCCAGAACTTTCCAGAATCATACAAATATAACCATGGGGGCGGCGGGGGTGAGGGGCAACACTGAACAaatgcatatacatactgtggcTACTGGGAAATGTAATAAACAGTTACAATGTATATGAGTAATCAAAAAATACTAGTGGGCATTTAATTGTTAacctgcaaagaaaataacaattaaacagtctaatctaaGAAATAACCAGTCTGATCGAAAAACTGTCAGCAAGCCACTGCCCACGCATCTTTAAGATTGTTCGGATTCATTTCCCAGTACTTAATTGATACAGATATTCAAGTATCCAACTCAGCTCTAGGGCTGGTAAATCTCGATTTGACAGTTGATGCATTCAGTTCCCTATAATTACACAGCCCTGATTCcttgaaaataatttttttttttaaaaaagcaaatcCAATCTCTGGTGCAGTTGAATGTTTAAGCAATCTGTCAGAATACACTGGACCTAATGTTTCCACTGACAATGTTGGTGACATTCATTTAGAAATATGGATTTTTCAAGTGCAAGTATAATTTTCTGCAAAACAGCTTTTGGGAGTTTCTGATTACACCCATTTAATAATGTTCTTAAAGGCACACAAAATGGGttccacggtagcatagtggttagcgcgacACTATTACGGCTCGGGGCGGAGTTCAATTTGGATCTcatctataaggagtctgtatgaccttcctgtggaatgcgtgggttttcttgggtgctctggtttcctcccatagtccaaagatgtactggtttgtggaataattggtcattgtaaattgtctcattggtttggctagggttaaatttgggggggggggcgggcgttGCTGGTAAGCATGgctcgaagagccagaagggcctattctgtggctgtatctcaataaataaacaaataaatagaatGAATAAAGCTATTTACATATTTTTCTGCACAAGGACACTAATAGTCATATTTTTAAAAGTTTTAAACTAAACTAACTACTAAACACCAATACAAGTAGCAAATAGTTCAGATTTTAAAATTGGACAGATGCTTTAATTTAGTGATAAACCCATTTTCCAATGTAATAAAGTTCATTGGGGAAAAAATTTTAAAGCAAAGTATTTTTGAAGCTGCATTCTAAGCACACTAGCCAGATTTTTTTCCATGACAGATATTGCATTAATCAATGTGTTGTTGATTGAGCCAAAAAAAACTAAAACTGGCAGAATTTTGGGTTCCATTTACCCTGTGACTTATAGTTTTAACCTATGGAGCTGGTAAATAATTCTTTTGATTTATGGAATTATTACCTGCTATAATTCTGCCATCTTATCCTGTGATTGTATTTGTCCTGGGAGTAGATTTTAATGTAGTAAGGTACCCTCCCACCATCATCACCATTGGCCCCTCAATGTTTGAGGCTGACATGGTTATCAGAGGAAGTTTATATTTTTATGCTATATTTCTCAAGCACTCTGTCACACGAGGCTCTCCAGTCAAATCTAACGATCCAAAGTTATCTTTTCTTATAAGGGCTTTATTAGCGACCAAAGCTATCTTCCAAATGCCAGCCTCCCAAAAGAAGCTGATAGAGCTCCAGATAAGTTGCTGatgaagttcaaagtagatttgttGTTAAAGTACTTGTGTCACTAtaaacaaccctgaaattcattttcttgtaggcattcacagtaaatacaaaaacatAAAAACAAGCATAATAATAACTAAacgataaatattgagaacaagatgaaaagtccttgaaaatgagcccaCAGGTTGTAGGACCAGTTCAGTCTTTGTGTCTTCCtcgcctccttcctgatggcagcagtgagaagagagcatggctgggATGGTGGGGTTTTGATAGAATTCCACGAAGATACTTTGTGCTCAAAAGGCCAGGATGAACAGAAAAATGATTTTGTGaggctattttttaaaaaaagaacttggaaaataaaattaatctgaatcaggtttattatcactgacatgtcatgaaatttgttgcagcagtacagtgcaatacgtaaactatactataaattatagtaaatatataaaaaatttaaatagTGCAAGAAGAAAGCaacaaatagtgaggtagtgtttatgggttcattgtccattcagaaatctgatggcagaggggcagaggcTCATCATAAAATGTCGGGTGTGCATGTTCAGGCTCTTATACCTCTtgctgatagtagcaatgagaataaggcatgtcctagatggtgagggtctttaatgatggatatgCCTTCTGAGgtatgccttttgaagatgcccttgatggtgtGAGGGTAGGGGGTCTATCAACAATGACTAATGTTgatagcctccccaccattgtgaTTATTAACCACAAAGAAGAATGTGGTCAATAATTGTGTGATAGGGGAAACACTTAAAACTGTTCAACAGCCAAGGGGAGCAAAGAAGTGTTTAACAGAATCAAGTTGAACACCAATGTAATTCTGTAGATGAATTAAGATGTAATTAATtagaaaatggacaaattcacagtagcatggtggttagcaagacactgttacagctcaggatGTCAGAGTTgaattccagtgtcctctgtaagaaagtttgaaCATTCTTCCTGTGTGCACGTGGgcctcctccaggtgctccagtttcctcccacgggcCAAGGGCTGCCCAGGTGGTTGGTTGGTCATtatcaattgtcctgtgattagactagggttaaatagatgggttgctgggtggtgtggatcTTTGGATGTCTAAATAAAAGTAACTAAAATTAGATTACTGAGAGAATACAAGAGATTGCAGTGAGAAAATCAAAACTGGAATGGACACATCAGGGAACACAAAGCAGCACAATATTCTGCTTGCACAGAAACTATTAATAAAAGTTAATTGAGAGGACAAGACCCAGAAATGGTGAAAATGTTatagaaaaacagaaaatgctctgCATTTGGCAATTCAGGCAGTTTTTGTGGAAACAGAAACACTTAATGTTTCAGATCCGAGACCTTTAATTTGGTATTTTAGGAAGATTAATCAGTTGGCCATGAGAGCAGAAAATCAGATTAAAATTATATAATAGTTGGAGGTGAAAAATTACAAATATACTTTTAGTTAAAATCCCTATAGGTTATCAGTTGCATTGATGCTTTTCAACAGAGTTTGGGGAGGAAGAGACGACGAGTAAGAGTGCTGTTacatattttaaaaattcattaaaATATCTGTTGCCAAAGGACTGGTGGTTGTCCATGGTatctgacgatgacaggaaacttgTGCAGGAGAGTTTGTAAAGTGGAAAATTGCACTGAGGCAGTTCCACTGTCTTGACCTTGGAAGTCTGGGTTCAGTGGTACGAGTAGTTGTCACAAACTGCggccttccttggttgcagtggatgaccatgacatcttctgtgccttgtcatgccctttgctctccacagatCATTGCAGAACCTTCTTCCTAGCCATAGGATCTCACtctcaagaaaatctgcagatgctggaaattcaagcaacacacacaaaatgctggtggaacgcagcaggccgaagggtctcggccggaaacatcaactgtacttcttcctatagatgctgcctggcctgctgcattccaccagcataggatctcactgttgatctcgtCCACTGGAtcagacttcacatgctaggacagacgTATTCCTTTCTCACAGGGGTGTGAGTCTAGGTTACcctccacctggtttcacccaccTGTTGAagcggtgtactggggtgtggctgctgttgaATATGAACAGCTACATGGAGCCACGAGACTAGCTGATAACTAACAATATGGTTAGTATTGAGAAGAAAGATGTATATGACTTTGGTAGGAAATGTAATTTTTaaccaaaaaaaagacaaacctaGAAACTAAAAACATGATGAAATCTGAGGATTTGAGGGAGAGTTTTGTTTGACCAAAGTCATTGAATCATTGAAGAGGCAtatctggatttccagaaggtcttCAGAATGATGTCTCATAATGGATTGCTTAATTTGTCCAGAGCAGGCACAAATAGCCTGCCAGCAGAGAAGGGGTGAATAGATTTCTGTTTAGGATGGGAAGTAGGATCTCACAAAGTTGAGTACTGCACTAATGTTAAATATTTAGACTTTAGAATTAACAAAATTGCTAAGTTTATGGTGATTCCTAATTAGGAAGGTTATTAACATGGAATCCTTCAACATGTCACAAGACTTTAATAAATGAGCAGAGTTTATACTTTCAAATAAAATGCTGTGTTCGGTAAGAAGAACAACAATTGGAGGATTAAGAGAGGTTTGTGGAGCaaggggatttgggaatacaaatACACGTTACTGGAGGTTGTAACGTAGGTCAATTAAGCCATTGTAAAAATAGAGTTGCTGTGATAACAATGCTGACCTTAGTTAGGCCACATTGGGAATATTACGTTCATTTAAGAAGGACATGCAGCAGTAATATAGAAACGGTAGGGCAAAAATGTTTTAGAAGGAAGAACAAATGGTTATGCCTGGAGTCTCCTAAGAAAAGATAAAAGGTCTGATAGATcagagaaagtgttttcactcaCAGGGAACTGCAAAGCTAGAGGCAATCAACATCAGATACTGTCGTGGAATCACAGGAAATTCAGAAGAAACTTGattaccagaatcaggtttattagcactgacATACTTAGTGGCTACtagatacaggagtggaacccgatGTCATCTGCcatagcccacccacttcaaggtttgacatgtgtaTTCAAAGATGCTCCTGCATGTTGCTGTTGTaacttggttatttgagttgctgtcaacTTCCTTGAATCTatctggccattctctgacctcAGTCATTACAAggagttttcacccacagaaccaccATTCACTGGAGTTTTTTCCTTTGttgcaacattctctgtaaactctacagaacGTTGTGCATGAAATCAGTAGTTTGTGAGACCCTCtaaccaccctgcctggcaccaacaattattcctctgatgtttggtctgaacaacacaaAACCTCTGACCTtgcctgcatgtttttatgcattgagctgctgccacatggttggctgattagatacctgCATATGGTGTACCTAATTAGCCATTCATTGTaggtttttcagcagcagtacagtgcaatacatgaaatttACCAAAAGTTACATAAATGCAAACCTTGCATTTATGTAAAGAATATGTAAATGCAGAAGTGGATTAGCAAGGGTAGTGTTTATAGGTTCCTTGTAAGAATAAGCTAAAGTGAATAGTATTGATGCATTTAAGGGGACTCGGGATCTATGTACAAGGGAGTGAGTAAATGAATTCATGGATATATAACAAGTTAATACCTGGGAGATTATTTTTATCCTGGTTGTTATTTTTTTCCCCAATCTCAATAATATGTAAGAACATTCATTGTTTTGGATccaataatgatttttttttccctgcctTGAAGACTTCCTGATCACCATCAGTGTCAAGCTTAGAAAGCCACTTGTGGGGATGGGGAAGGTGTAACAATTGGCATTATTGCTACGCCTCACTTTAAGGGGTCTTCAGAGGCCTACCAAGATTGCTTAAACACCATTTTGATTATGAAACAGAGATTTTCAGAGCTGAGTGTGAGTAGAATGTGAAGTCCATGGATGGAAATGGTTCTGAATAAAATTATTTTGTATTCCAGGTGTCTGACATCAGATAATATCCACCCATCCTCTCCAACCCTCAAAGTAACACATAGAAAAGCAATGAAAATCAGACAAATCATTTCTTTCCTGTTTGatatacagtagattccagttaattgggaccagtagattttggcccattaagtggctgccccagttATCCAAAGTTCcatggaaatggttaaaaaggtatttaaaaaatCTAACATTCAACTGAGTaacattatgtatttaaatgaactaCAGAacaaaattagaacactaccaatattacagtactataaaactatattAGTTTCTAATGGCTATCGACGGAGGAACTTGTCTGCTGTGATCTTTTGTTTGACTATAATTTCTAACTTGTTGATGTAGTGAAATGGTTTAAATTTCACTCCCGGctctttctggcatctccaagcctgaatgcttgaaattgcagtgagcaaaacagttccaaattATCGTACTGCTTATCTCTCACCAActttcagtgacaaaaatcactgccttttgatcacaagcacatgcaactgatgcgaTTTAAAAACAGTTTGCTCTAAGCGCCTTGCAAGTGCGTGTGACTAATGTTAGTTAGAAACTGGCGACAGTCTTCTGTCCTAAATAAGTAGCTTTGCAtcccaaataaattaagggaatcctgactattttcttgattagttcttgttctttaagagttgtcccaaataagtggctgccccaatttaccaatggcctaattaactggaatccactgcactTAGTTCTTCAGGGGCAAGGGGGTTAATATATGCAGCACAGTGGGTGTGAGGGCAGTAGTTGGTATGAAATGGTGAGGTGAAAACTTTCCCTGTGTTGGTATTGCAATCCCTTAAAGTCAGGATAATAATCTGAATATGGTTAGAGGAAGAACAAGGTGTTAGCCATTAAAGCCACAAAATGGTTGTTTATTTCATCAAAATATTTAATGTGGATACTGAAGGTTCCTCTGTAATTGTTCGTTTGTCAATGTCTGTCAAAATTAATATTTAATAGGTGTGTAAGTTACTAATTCATTTCATCTATTAATGGTTCATCAGGTTGATTTTAACGTGTACTTAAGTTCTGGTTATCATTTAAAAGATTACCATTTTGGATTGCTTCCAGTCAACGAAAGACTCTGTAATTTTAAAACTGTTAAAGGTGTGTTCTATTTTTATCAGCAGTTTTTTAATAGTTAATAGCAGTTTTTAATGCATCTTTCTAGTACTGTATGCAGTGTCACAATAAGAACTGACTACAGTTATTTCAGTATCCTGACCCTATGATCCTGAAACTAGATTTTTTGGGTTCCTAGCACAATAGCATATACCTCATCTGGGACAGTATTTGTGACCTATATATTTATATGTGTACTTTTAATTAGGTAGCTTTAGAAATGACGCAACATTTTTCTCAGCTGCAAAATCATTAGGTTTTTGCTAAGAATGGATATTTGAGACTGTGGCTGTAGAAAATGAATGAGCCAGCTTTGCTAACGATGTTGATGCAATGTTAACTGAGGCCAGGAAAAGGTGAATGATGTTCACATCAGTGCtgttgcaagaaaataaatctgtgGTATATCCTTACTGAAGATCGCAGGATAGTCTTTATAAACATCAAACCT encodes:
- the zbtb26 gene encoding zinc finger and BTB domain-containing protein 26, which produces MAPNSDVLRFKFTSYGDSMLQKMNLLRQQKRFCDVTIRINNVAFLGHKIVFAACSPFLRDQFLLNDSKDVRISLLQSSEVGEQILLSCYTGILEFPVKELVNYLTAASYLQMGHIVEKCTQALSKYIEPKLLSEDQGHQVGESSTSTAFPESSERSQESPLSDSGKNKLEDLTQTRDVSDCETDSEDSNIRIVKVESLTSDIQDSENGDSLSHLSNNFSNSVERAVANSPDSQHSLVNSSVDSRSNKVLDSCLQNFVADPPRLSEMVNGTSYMLAANEFELQGLSSFPNEEMAAAGGFLFRRNRGTKLFANKTMYTNHFKMQDKWLQKPHHCSKCGKIFQHLENFISHLKTHKLFLCLRCGKIFTQKSNLTRHIRVHTGIKPYQCTICGKTFTQKCSLQDHLNLHSGDRPHKCNYCDVGFAHKPALRRHLKEQHGKKCVDNVTEGSIQEITLEVDTIE